In Luteolibacter rhizosphaerae, one genomic interval encodes:
- a CDS encoding SMI1/KNR4 family protein: protein MRLAEIWTGAPVTEGEITAIRAVAPESIANELERFYRKCNGAERGFNEVDYAADKFDCLRIDAVDITINPETRRTLEECFPGYWVIGSDAGAQLIAYDMDAELPWPIVLILPGDDAPPTVLARNLDELCELYFSPTDAG, encoded by the coding sequence ATGAGACTCGCCGAAATTTGGACCGGTGCACCTGTGACAGAGGGGGAGATCACCGCGATCCGCGCGGTTGCGCCTGAGTCAATCGCGAACGAGCTCGAGCGCTTCTATCGCAAGTGCAACGGAGCCGAGCGGGGATTCAATGAAGTGGACTATGCGGCCGACAAGTTCGACTGTCTGCGCATTGACGCGGTGGACATCACCATCAATCCGGAGACACGGAGAACACTGGAGGAGTGCTTTCCGGGTTATTGGGTGATTGGGAGCGATGCGGGGGCTCAGTTGATCGCGTATGACATGGATGCGGAGCTTCCATGGCCGATTGTTCTGATCCTGCCTGGAGATGATGCTCCGCCGACTGTGCTCGCAAGAAATCTGGATGAACTGTGCGAGCTGTACTTCAGTCCTACTGATGCGGGGTAG
- a CDS encoding helix-turn-helix transcriptional regulator — METIDSRQLRLFSQCVLEIHQASSADAVAEAAMLAAEKLVGGEHGYFFEFFAGGGMRLLAERTGPSLAAYLPVLAAHHREHPGVRFCLEDPRGGPTKVTDFLSVRDWHRTEIYQSFCRPLGIEENCGVDFRPAGGNTHAIVINRSRRSFTRKDLSLFGLLRDHVTAALESIGRADNASIRIDADGRLLQSGPEAELLLQRWFPRRRAAHLPEELRAWARARIAASSSPGSAPAPPLRLTGKQGRLEIRIRPAPGSFELILSGSPAPASGEAIAAGLTPRQREVFEWVAAGKSNPEIACILGTGVETVKTHVKALYEKLGVESRPAAIALFHGSRRGAVEPGPKAYPLASLVHQHRQHQIADIGPHHDEGHPSERFSLLTRENRTRRHNDDGDQEQPQKGHERESKHPPQRRDGQREEKGCG, encoded by the coding sequence ATGGAGACGATCGATTCCCGGCAACTCCGTCTGTTCAGCCAGTGCGTTCTGGAGATCCATCAAGCGAGCTCCGCGGATGCCGTGGCGGAGGCGGCGATGCTCGCAGCCGAGAAACTCGTCGGCGGGGAGCACGGCTACTTCTTCGAGTTCTTCGCCGGCGGCGGCATGAGATTGCTGGCGGAGCGCACCGGGCCCTCGCTGGCGGCCTACCTGCCCGTGCTGGCGGCGCATCATCGCGAGCACCCGGGCGTACGCTTCTGCCTGGAAGACCCGCGGGGCGGCCCGACAAAAGTCACCGACTTCCTCTCCGTCCGCGACTGGCATCGCACGGAGATCTATCAGTCTTTCTGCCGCCCGCTCGGCATCGAGGAGAACTGCGGCGTCGACTTCCGCCCGGCAGGTGGGAACACCCACGCAATCGTCATCAACCGTTCACGCCGGAGCTTCACTCGCAAGGACCTCTCCCTCTTCGGTCTCCTGCGGGACCACGTGACGGCGGCGCTGGAGTCCATCGGCAGGGCGGACAACGCCAGCATCCGGATCGATGCGGACGGGCGACTGCTGCAGAGCGGTCCCGAGGCGGAGCTACTCTTGCAGAGATGGTTCCCCCGGCGGCGTGCAGCTCATCTGCCGGAGGAACTGCGGGCCTGGGCCCGCGCCCGGATCGCCGCATCCTCTTCCCCGGGATCCGCTCCTGCCCCCCCACTGCGCCTGACGGGGAAGCAGGGCAGGCTGGAGATCCGGATCAGGCCCGCGCCGGGCAGCTTCGAATTGATCCTGTCCGGATCCCCTGCCCCGGCTTCGGGAGAGGCCATCGCCGCCGGTCTCACGCCACGGCAGCGGGAGGTCTTCGAATGGGTGGCCGCAGGGAAGTCGAATCCGGAGATCGCCTGCATCCTCGGCACCGGCGTGGAGACCGTGAAGACCCACGTGAAGGCGCTCTACGAAAAGCTCGGCGTCGAAAGCAGACCCGCCGCGATCGCCCTGTTTCATGGAAGCCGCAGGGGCGCCGTGGAGCCAGGGCCGAAGGCCTACCCTTTAGCCTCGCTCGTTCATCAGCATAGGCAGCATCAGATAGCCGATATCGGCCCCCACCACGATGAGGGCCACCCAAGCGAGCGATTTTCTCTTCTCACCCGCGAGAATCGAACACGCCGCCACAACGATGACGGCGACCAGGAGCAGCCCCAAAAGGGCCACGAGCGTGAATCCAAACACCCGCCCCAGCGGCGTGACGGACAGCGTGAAGAGAAAGGCTGCGGATAA